A stretch of Gadus chalcogrammus isolate NIFS_2021 chromosome 9, NIFS_Gcha_1.0, whole genome shotgun sequence DNA encodes these proteins:
- the mphosph6 gene encoding M-phase phosphoprotein 6, translating into MSNDAAKLSNNLLRMKFMQRGLDAETKKQLEEDEKRIISDEHWYLDLPELKAKENQIIEERSFVPCEDLKYGRISFKGFNPEVEKLMLLMNVQEETEEEDVEDLSRMITDVTDEEMAIRYESLVDSMKKKFAKKRDRSAIEKDVVQTVTEPTKKIFLKPQD; encoded by the exons ATGTCTAACGATGCAGCAAAACTCTCCAATAACCTCTTACGCATGAAG TTCATGCAGAGAGGCCTTGACGCAGAAACTAAGAAACAGCTGGAAGAGGACGAGAAAAGAATCATAAGCGATGAGCACTGGTATCTTGACTTGCCAGAGCTCAAGGCTAAAGA GAACCAAATCATCGAAGAAAGGAGTTTTGTGCCGTGTGAGGACCTCAAGTATGGCCGTATATCATTCAAAGGTTTTAATCCTGAAGTGGAG AAGCTCATGCTGCTGATGAATGTCCAGGAGGAAACcgaagaggaggatgtggaggaCTTAAGCAGAATGATAACGGATGTCACTGATGAAGAAATGGCCATAAG GTACGAGAGTCTCGTAGACAGTATGAAGAAAAAGTTTGCCAAGAAGAGGGACAGATCTGCTATCGAAAAGGACGTCGTCCAAACTGTTACAGAACCTACCAAGAAGATATTTTTAAAACCTCAAGATTAG
- the LOC130388984 gene encoding homeobox protein DBX1-B-like, translating to MNFPCSALPPTLYPGLLRPPAGLSLPMPRSLPTSFLVDDLIRLSQPVTYVHRTFSSQNYAPRSSRDTFSLRGFGPAVPPLTTDHRSALQANSVQQPHRADSPHTDCSESTYLKFGVRAILAPSTQKVQTFQAKSFPLPFFDGTLPPFLRASYFTASSSVVPVPGTFSWPLAPRGKPRRGMLRRAVFSDLQRKALERTFQKQKYISKPDRKKLASKLGLKDSQVKIWFQNRRMKWRNSKERELLSTGGCRQQTLPAKTNPHPDLTDVGGGGGDYCRGRGLEEEEVEELGEQHLRQLTQHSSHRRGGTGNEGLHPGGPPRLSSPSDCSKPSDLSGSDEEITVS from the exons ATGAATTTCCCCTGCAGCGCCTTGCCCCCTACCCTCTACCCGGGGTTACTACGTCCACCGGCCGGGCTCTCCCTGCCCATGCCCCGGTCCCTTCCGACTAGCTTTCTGGTGGACGACCTCATCCGCCTCAGTCAGCCCGTCACCTACGTGCATCGGACATTCTCTTCGCAGAATTACGCGCCGAGGAGCTCTCGGGACACCTTCTCCCTGCGGGGCTTCGGTCCAGCGGTGCCCCCCCTGACCACAGACCACCGCTCTGCCCTGCAGGCGAACTCCGTGCAGCAGCCCCACCGGGCGGACTCTCCACACACGGACTGCTCAGAGTCCACTTATCTCAAGTTCGGGGTCCGTGCCATCCTGGCACCGTCAACACAGAAAG TCCAGACCTTTCAGGCCAAGTCCTTCCCGCTGCCTTTCTTTGACGGGACGCTGCCACCTTTCCTTCGAGCCTCCTACTTCACAG CGAGCTCCTCCGTGGTGCCGGTCCCGGGAACCTTCTCCTGGCCCCTGGCCCCCAGAGGGAAGCCCAGGCGGGGAATGCTACGGCGGGCCGTGTTCTCCGACCTCCAGCGTAAAGCTCTGGAGAGAACCTTCCAGAAGCAGAAGTACATCAGCAAGCCAGACCGTAAGAAGCTGGCCAGCAAGCTGGGACTCAAAGACTCTCag GTGaagatctggttccagaaccggAGGATGAAATGGAGGAACTCCAAGGAGAGGGAGCTCCTGTCGACGGGGGGCTGCCGCCAACAGACCCTGCCCGCCAAGACCAACCCTCACCCCGACCTCACTGACGtcggcgggggtgggggtgactACTGCCGGGGccgggggctggaggaggaggaggtggaggagctgggcgAGCAGCACCTCCGTCAGCTCACCCAGCACAGCAGCCATCGCCGTGGTGGGACGGGCAACGAGGGGCTCCACCCTGGCGGCCCCCCAAGGCTCTCCTCACCGTCAGACTGCAGCAAGCCATCAGACCTCTCTGGCTCAGACGAGGAAATCACTGTTTCCTAG
- the hsd17b2 gene encoding estradiol 17-beta-dehydrogenase 2 translates to TGCDTGFGHALAKELSDRGVQVFAGVLDEHGSGAQELKKHGSHRLEVLQLDVTDHSQVDRALRHITAAQLGEGGLWGLVNNAGVLCCLADAEILPFTTFRRCMEVNYLSAVYLCQVFLPLLRRSKGRIVNVTSMGGEVPFCFFSAYGASKAALGCFSRVLRMELAAWGVKVVVIQPAGFRTNIFKGCEESKKKILQNLPSVICRDYGETYVCSMQDCLSKVGQQSPEDLRPVLNDMCHALMAPSPKARYTPGQMAWLLPLLYHLCPTVISDKLLKGHKFVDCEPAGLSPKAGSELTRT, encoded by the exons ACAGGCTGCGATACAGGTTTCGGCCATGCACTGGCCAAGGAGCTCAGCGACAGGGGGGTCCAGGTGTTTGCTGGTGTGCTGGATGAGCACGGTTCTGGGGcccaggagctgaagaagcaTGGGTCCCACCGTCTGGAGGTGCTACAGCTGGATGTGACGGACCACTCTCAGGTGGACCGGGCGCTCCGGCACATAACGGCAGctcagctgggggagggag GTCTCTGGGGTCTGGTAAATAACGCAGGCGTCCTTTGCTGTTTGGCCGATGCCGAGATTCTGCCCTTCACAACCTTCAGAAGATGCATGGAGGTCAACTAcctgtctgcagtctacctgtgtCAGGTGTTCCTTCCTTTGCTTCGGAGATCGAAGGGCAGGATAGTCAATGTCACCAGCATGGGAG GTGAGGTGCCCTTCTGCTTCTTCTCTGCCTATGGAGCCTCAAAGGCAGCTCTTGGTTGCTTTTCCAGAGTGCTGAGAATGGAGCTGGCTGCTTGGGGTGTGAAAGTGGTTGTCATTCAACCTGCAGGCTTCAGAACGA ACATCTTCAAAGGCTGTGAAGAAAGTAAAAAGAAAATTCTCCAAAATCTACCGTCAGTTATCTGCAGAGACTATGGGGAGACGTACGTTTGTTCCATGCAAGACTGCCTCTCCAAAGTGGGCCAACAGTCGCCAGAGGACCTGCGACCCGTGCTGAACGACATGTGCCACGCACTCATGGCTCCATCCCCCAAGGCCCGCTACACCCCGGGACAGATGGCCtggctgctccccctcctctaccaccTCTGTCCCACGGTCATCTCCGACAAGCTCCTTAAAGGCCACAAGTTTGTTGACTGTGAGCCAGCAGGTTTAAGTCCAAAAGCTGGTTCCGAGTTGACTCGGACTTAG